One window of Triticum dicoccoides isolate Atlit2015 ecotype Zavitan chromosome 5A, WEW_v2.0, whole genome shotgun sequence genomic DNA carries:
- the LOC119302307 gene encoding NADH-ubiquinone oxidoreductase chain 2-like translates to MWAPDIYEGSPTPVTTFLSIAPKISISANMSRVSIVASYGGTLQQIFFFCSIASMILGALAAMAQTKVKRPLAHSSIGHVGYICTGFSCGTIEGIQSLLIGIFIYASMTIDAFAIVPALRQTRVKYIADLGALAKTNPISAMTFSITMFSYAGIPPLAGFCSKFYLFFAALGCGAYFLAPVGVVTSVIGRWAAGKLP, encoded by the coding sequence ATGTGGGCACCTGATATCTATGAGGGTTCACCCACCCCGGTGACAACATTCCTTTCTATTGCGCCTAAAATCTCTATTTCTGCAAATATGTcacgtgtttctattgttgcttccTATGGGGGTACATTACAACAAATCTTCTTTTTCTGCAGCATTGCTTCTATGATCTTAGGAGCACTGGCCGCCATGGCCCAAACGAAAGTCAAAAGACCTCTAGCTCATAGTTCGATTGGACATGTAGGTTATATTTGTACTGGTTTCTCATGTGGAACCATAGAAGGAATTCAATCACTACTAATTGGTATATTTATTTATGCATCAATGACGATAGATGCATTCGCCATAGTTCCAGCATTACGGCAAACCCGTGTCAAATATATAGCGGATTTGGGCGCTCTAGCCAAAACGAATCCTATTTCGGCTATGACCTTCTCCATTACAATGTTCTCATACGCAGGAATACCCCCGTTAGCCGGCTTTTGTAGCAAATTCTATTTGTTCTTCGCCGCTTTGGGTTGTGGGGCTTACTTCCTAGCCCCAGTGGGAGTAGTGACTAGCGTTATAGGTCGTTGGGCGGCCGGAAAGTTGCCATGA